The Nicotiana tomentosiformis chromosome 9, ASM39032v3, whole genome shotgun sequence genome contains the following window.
ttggagccggttattaaACTTCGGAGctaggtaagtctcctatctaaccttgtgagaaggaagctacccctaggtgatgtaattgttacgTGCTATtagttatgggtgctacgtacgcacgaggcgaTGAGAGTCCGTACTTAACTAAAATATGTTTATGTTCGGATAGATTTAggattttatcatgtaatatCTAAATTAATTGAACTCCATTTGCTAGcttaaataattgaatttataatggaaattgatttaggaatacatatatattaggccgagctttattACTTTTAGTTGTTGGCCAATTTTTTGAGAAACAGTAAATATTATATTCACTTTATGCTCCTGTACCTGTATTGTAAGCCCGtgcctcgtaattcgataagttccttcctttcttgtggagcggaccgaatgCCTCAAAAGTATAATATATGCTTCTATGGTTCATGCCGGTCGACCCTCGACAGTAtatacattattctggatcgggccgtacgacctcagcataatcatgcgttatatcgctagcagtccgaatattcatgagattatCCTTTCACCGATGCCCGGCATTGTATAAaatattccttattcatttgatattggcactttaTATTTTTCGAGCTGTTGAGATATgatacgagattgagaaatttttatcgttaaaagaaattttgaaagattatgtTAGTTACAGTTTTTACGCCACTGctactgttgtgcttcatatcttcTTTGATTTATCATACTGATttattggatcactagtaagtgtcgatgtcgacccttcgtcactacttttccggggttaggctagatacttactgggtacgcgttgatttatgtagtcatgctgtacttctgcactaaatgtgcagggtCTAACAAGTTCATTTGATGGTCATCTTGGTGCGTAGGTgcatctgttgaggagactttatggtgaggtATTTTTCAGGCCACGTATCGCAGCCCACATAGTCTACAtcatactatttactttatcatgtcttatttacattcctgacatatattgtattattattgtactctttagTAAATgatcatgcacttatgacaccataTTTTGGAGATattctagttgatgcttacggatTCGCGTATTATTATCACTTTTTTTTTATGGAATACTAATTATATATGTATCCGTGATTTTAAAGACATAAATTTCCTCacttaataaaatttatgatttcgaaagtaataaaatgaataattaacatGATAATTtgccgttggcttgcctaacggcaaagttgggcgtcatcacggtctataatgagttttggatcgtgacaaaagcagataatatatatatatatatatatatatatatatatacaacatgTTAAATACATAATATGGGCATTGTTTCCATTGTCAATATAAATTAAATCTATATGAGTTAATTAGATTTACCGTCTCTATATTTGTCTGATTAGGTATATGTTTACATCGTCATTTTGCTATTACTTTTACAAAATAATACATCTATTTCTGATATTTGCATTAAGATACTGTACTGTTGTTTATGTTTTAACAACCTGTTTATAACTACCACTACCTTGCTAGTGAAAGAAGAGGATGGGCAGCTTAAAATAAAGATTCCAATTTACCAAAACCATTGACTATGTAGCCCTCTGTTTACTTGGTCAACAAACTCATAACCACCCTTTGTACCATTAATACATAATATAATCTCGTTGACACCAACCCTATTATTTGGAACAACTATAtttatgtatttatttatttatactttCAGTATATAATTTAACGTGTCTTCCATGTTTGTTTCCATCCATCACCCCACTCTTGTACAGATGGATAATACCAATCCTATTATTTTTAACTAATTATTGTCTCACCCATCATTTGAACATTATAAATACAGCTCTCCAATGTTTGTTTCTATCACACTAAATAAAACACACACCACTATAAAAGCTATATCAAGAACCTTATACTTCTAAAATTCTCCAATctctccaccccccccccccccccgcgcaccccacaaaaaaaaaacccaaaaccccacaaaagaaagagaaaaattaaataaaaagaaaaatgtgTATAAACGAGATAACTACAAAAAGAAACTTCATTGTGAAGATGAGCAAGACTGAAGTTGTGGCAGCAGTTTTGCCAATACAAGAGCATTGGCTACCACTGTCCAATCTTGACTTGCTCTTGCCTCCATTGGATGTTGGAGTTATCTTCTGTTATCAAAATCCTATTTCAGTGACAACAACATTAGAATTTGGTTCAATGATCAAAATTCTTAAAGCTTCTTTGGCTGAAACATTAGTTTCTTACTATGCATTTGCTGGAGAGATAGTTCAAAACTTAGCTGGAGAACCTGAGGTTCTTTGCAACAATAGTGGAGTCAATTTTACAGAAGCTTTTGCTGATGTTGAGCTCAAAGAAATCAACTTTTATGATCCAGATGAGAGTATAGAGGGAAAACTTGTTCCAAAGAAGAAGTATGGTGTACTAGCTGTTCAGGTACTGTATctttatattatgtatatattaaaaattcactaaatatttataaatatttaattataaactcaattattattgtatattaacttgAAATCGCTATAAAAATACGTAAACATCAACTCGTGGATTCGCCTTCATTCCAtactttttgttctttttttagcCCTTTTCGGTTCCTAGAGTATCTAGTAGTAATAACGAAAACTTAAAAACTACATACCATTAAGATACTTTTGAGGTAGGAAAACAATAAGGAGAATGGAAACTAAAATGGTCACAAATTTGGTCAATTGACATTTCTCAATAACACGTTCTCACTTCTCACCCCTATGAGAATGGAGGAAAACTAAAAGATTATGTCTTAACACAAACGCAAAtacacctccccccccccctccccccaaacccCAAATACCGAAAAATTACTTTTTACtatatcattttgttgaaatgaaagaaaatatttttttcaaaatcatgaaaagaaagtacttttttttgtTGAAACGAAAGAAActactttttactacatcattttgttgaaatgaaagaaaatactttttttaaatcatgaaaagaaagtactttttttttgttgaaatgaaagaaaatatttttttttacatcatagaaaaataaatactcattttgttgaaataataaAGAAAGTATTCTATCTACAACATGATAAAAGGAAAGTActcttaataatatttctatttagggtggaTGTGGTGGGGGTGAGGGTAGGGGTAGGGTGGGGTGGGTTAGGGGTGGGGTGAGTGGGGTGTAGGGGGAGggggttggtggggatggggaataTGGTGGGAAGGTTGAAGaagaattttggaaaatatttttccttctcctGATAGGGAAaatttcctccaattggagaaaaaagagttcacgaggaaaatattttccaaaacatttaagctAACAAAACATGAGAAAACTTTTCCTTCTTACAAACACATCCTTGGTGTACAAAATTTAAGTTTTTGAATATGTGTCAGTTACATACCTATATGTAATATTCCTTCCGTCCCATTTTATGTAACATTTTTAaatgataacaacaacaacaaactcagtgaaATCTTAATATgaagtctggggagggtagtgtgtacgcagtcCTTACCAATACCTTGAGAAAGTAGAGAGGCTAGCTGTTTCTGGTAGACCCTCACTCCATGTGACACCTTCAAACGAGCCGCGGTTTTTTCATATGCCTTTTGATCTTAATCAATTTAATTACAATTTTGTCCTCCGtccttttgttttattttatttcttgcaGTTTTACCCAATGTTTCTCTGCAGGTTACACAACTCACATGCGGAGGAATAGTAGTGGGTTGCACATTTGATCATCGAGTTGCTGATGCATATTCAGCCAACTTGTTTCTTGTATCATGGTCTGAATTAGCTCAATCCAAACCACTCACTCAGCTCCCATCTTTCCGTCGATCGTTCCTTTTTCCTCGACGTCCTGGTTACTACGATAACTCAATCGATGGCTTGTACGTACCAATAACAACCCTAccaccctcaatacccgaaacCTTGAACACTAACGATCAAGCTATAAGTAGAATTTACTATGTCACGGGGGAGAAAATTAGCCACCTTCAATCACTAGCCAATAGTGACCAAAAAAGCACGAAATTCCATAGGTCTAAACTTGAATCATTCAGTGCTTTCCTGTGGAAAACTATTGCATGTGGAATTAAAGAAACATCAAATTCCAAGAATTTCAGGTTTGGTATCGTTGTTGATGGTAGGACTCGATTGAGTAACGGAGATGATAATCAAGAAAAATCACTAAAAGGGTATTTTGGTAATGTTCTCTCCATCCCATTTGGAAACAagaaaattgaggagctaaaagagAAGCCGTTGAGTTGGGTGGCAAATGCAGTTCATGAGTTTATAGAAAAAGCAGTAACACGCGAACATTTTCTTGGATTGATAGATTGGGTTGAGGCCCATCGCCCTGAGCCGGCTGTGGCAAAAATATACGCCACAGATGATGATGGGCCCGCCGTGGTAGTATCATCAGGGCAACAATTTCCAGCCAGAGAGATAAATTTCGGATGGGGTGAGCCAGTCTTCTGGTCGTACCATTTTCCATGGGCGGGAAAATCAGGATATGTGATGCCAATGCCAAGTCCTACAGGAAATGGAGATTGGATTATTTATATGCATTTAATGAAATGGCAATTGGAACTAATTGAGGCTTCTGCATCCCATGTGTTCGAGCCTCTGACTGCAAATTATCTCAACTTGATTTAATTGTAGTAAATTGTAATCAACTTTATATACGTGTGATGTGCTCTTTGGATGTTCTGTTTGTTATGTAAAAGCT
Protein-coding sequences here:
- the LOC104111196 gene encoding coniferyl alcohol acyltransferase-like; the protein is MCINEITTKRNFIVKMSKTEVVAAVLPIQEHWLPLSNLDLLLPPLDVGVIFCYQNPISVTTTLEFGSMIKILKASLAETLVSYYAFAGEIVQNLAGEPEVLCNNSGVNFTEAFADVELKEINFYDPDESIEGKLVPKKKYGVLAVQVTQLTCGGIVVGCTFDHRVADAYSANLFLVSWSELAQSKPLTQLPSFRRSFLFPRRPGYYDNSIDGLYVPITTLPPSIPETLNTNDQAISRIYYVTGEKISHLQSLANSDQKSTKFHRSKLESFSAFLWKTIACGIKETSNSKNFRFGIVVDGRTRLSNGDDNQEKSLKGYFGNVLSIPFGNKKIEELKEKPLSWVANAVHEFIEKAVTREHFLGLIDWVEAHRPEPAVAKIYATDDDGPAVVVSSGQQFPAREINFGWGEPVFWSYHFPWAGKSGYVMPMPSPTGNGDWIIYMHLMKWQLELIEASASHVFEPLTANYLNLI